One part of the Desulfonema ishimotonii genome encodes these proteins:
- a CDS encoding YifB family Mg chelatase-like AAA ATPase — translation MLAKILSSAVIGIDAYLVEVEVDISPGLPFFTTVGLPEASVKESRERVKTAITNSGYYLPDDRITVNLAPANIKKEGTGFDLPMALGILAATGLISQELISRYLIMGELSLDGRVKPVNGSLPMAIAAKQAGYAGILVPEENGREASVVEGISVLPVKSLAQTIDFFRGLARITPAQADLTRLFAPERTGEADFAEVMGQEHVKRALEVAAAGGHNLIMIGPPGSGKTMLARRIPSILPPMNFEEAIETTKIFSVIGMLGRHQALITQRPFRSPHHTISDAGLIGGGHIPRPGEVSLAHNGVLFLDELPEFKKHVLEVLRQPLEDKQVTISRATMTLTYPSGFMLIAAMNPCPCGYFSDPKHECHCTPQQISKYRSRISGPLLDRIDIHVEVPAVPYKELMGKVSGEPSAAIRERVSAARAIQSERFRRVNIYCNAQMGNRHIRRHCELDDASLGLLETAVDKLGLSARAYNRILKIARTVADLDGQERVQVQHISEAVQYRSLDRGKGLI, via the coding sequence GTGCTCGCAAAGATCCTGAGCAGTGCGGTAATCGGTATTGATGCGTATCTGGTGGAGGTGGAAGTCGATATTTCACCCGGACTTCCGTTCTTTACAACCGTGGGACTGCCCGAAGCCTCGGTCAAGGAGAGCCGGGAGCGGGTCAAAACCGCCATCACCAACTCCGGCTACTATCTCCCGGACGACCGGATCACCGTCAACCTGGCCCCGGCCAACATCAAGAAGGAGGGGACCGGGTTTGATCTGCCCATGGCCCTGGGGATTCTGGCCGCCACCGGCCTGATTTCCCAGGAGCTGATTTCCAGGTATCTGATCATGGGGGAGCTTTCCCTGGACGGTCGGGTCAAGCCGGTCAACGGTTCGCTGCCCATGGCCATTGCTGCGAAACAGGCCGGGTATGCGGGGATTCTGGTACCCGAGGAGAATGGCCGGGAGGCCTCCGTGGTGGAGGGGATTTCGGTGCTGCCGGTGAAAAGTCTGGCCCAGACCATTGATTTTTTCCGGGGGCTGGCCCGGATCACCCCGGCGCAGGCGGACCTCACCCGCCTGTTCGCGCCGGAGCGGACGGGTGAGGCCGATTTTGCAGAGGTGATGGGGCAGGAGCATGTCAAACGGGCGCTGGAGGTGGCGGCTGCAGGAGGCCACAACCTGATTATGATCGGTCCGCCCGGTTCGGGAAAAACCATGCTGGCCCGCCGCATTCCGTCCATCCTGCCGCCCATGAACTTTGAGGAGGCCATTGAAACCACCAAGATTTTCAGCGTGATCGGGATGCTGGGGCGGCATCAGGCCCTGATCACCCAGCGCCCCTTTCGTTCGCCCCACCACACCATATCAGATGCCGGGCTGATCGGCGGCGGCCATATCCCCCGCCCCGGGGAGGTGAGCCTGGCCCACAACGGGGTGCTGTTTCTGGACGAACTGCCGGAGTTCAAAAAACATGTGCTGGAGGTGCTGCGCCAGCCCCTGGAGGATAAACAGGTGACCATCTCGCGGGCCACCATGACCCTGACCTACCCCTCCGGCTTCATGCTCATCGCGGCCATGAACCCGTGCCCCTGCGGGTATTTTTCAGATCCCAAGCACGAATGTCACTGCACCCCCCAGCAGATCAGCAAATACCGCTCCCGGATATCCGGTCCGCTTCTGGACCGCATCGACATTCATGTGGAGGTTCCGGCAGTGCCATACAAGGAGCTGATGGGCAAGGTTTCGGGGGAGCCGTCCGCAGCCATCCGGGAGCGGGTCTCCGCTGCCAGGGCGATTCAGTCTGAGCGGTTCCGCCGGGTGAACATTTACTGCAACGCCCAGATGGGCAACCGCCACATCCGCCGGCACTGCGAACTGGATGACGCCTCCCTCGGGCTTCTGGAGACGGCAGTGGACAAGCTGGGCCTCTCTGCCCGCGCCTATAACCGAATCCTCAAAATCGCCCGGACCGTGGCCGATCTGGACGGGCAGGAGCGGGTTCAGGTGCAGCATATCTCCGAGGCGGTTCAGTACCGGAGTCTTGACCGGGGCAAGGGGCTGATCTGA
- a CDS encoding RNA-guided endonuclease InsQ/TnpB family protein, with amino-acid sequence MRIKRSCKTSLRFTSKKKRDALNEIQDEYTRLVNIFIEDFSDKELAKKDLGKEITNAPESWLSARMRQCAAREALGMCVSAKNKAGELKEEPVRPVHYGRKMTLSSQCVRVGKGKNSFDLWLVIHSVGKKIKLYIPLKKHRHFNFFSDWKMSSSLVIHREYVMFSFEKETGEKKAEGELVGIDVGINHLLALSDGSLSGSEVRPLIKNIERKKQGSEAYKKAKKTLSYYLHKTVKEQLDWNSLRLVVVEKLNGLKKGKKGRSKNFRKTLSNWNYRELLNIIQMRCEENRVSFRSVNPYKTSQTCPACSHTERGNRVKEEFKCLKCGYSEQADIVGSLNILTRFTTGRYGAGFKT; translated from the coding sequence ATGAGGATAAAAAGGTCATGTAAGACATCCCTGAGATTCACAAGTAAAAAGAAGCGGGATGCCCTGAATGAAATTCAGGATGAATATACAAGACTTGTAAATATCTTCATTGAAGATTTTTCTGATAAGGAGCTTGCAAAAAAAGACCTGGGAAAAGAGATAACAAACGCCCCGGAATCATGGCTTTCAGCACGTATGCGTCAGTGCGCCGCGCGTGAGGCTCTTGGTATGTGCGTCAGCGCAAAAAACAAAGCCGGGGAATTAAAAGAAGAGCCGGTAAGACCCGTTCATTATGGCAGAAAAATGACGCTTTCATCCCAGTGTGTCCGGGTCGGAAAAGGAAAAAACAGTTTTGACCTCTGGCTTGTTATTCACTCGGTCGGCAAAAAAATAAAGCTTTATATTCCCTTAAAAAAGCACCGCCATTTCAACTTTTTCTCTGATTGGAAAATGTCATCGTCGCTTGTAATTCACAGAGAATATGTGATGTTTTCCTTTGAAAAAGAGACCGGTGAGAAAAAAGCGGAAGGTGAACTTGTCGGCATTGATGTCGGAATAAATCACCTTCTGGCCCTTTCTGACGGTTCTCTTTCCGGCTCAGAGGTCAGGCCCCTGATAAAAAACATTGAAAGAAAAAAACAGGGGTCAGAGGCATATAAAAAGGCCAAAAAAACCTTATCTTATTATCTGCATAAGACTGTAAAAGAACAATTAGACTGGAACTCCCTGCGTCTTGTTGTCGTTGAAAAACTGAATGGCCTTAAAAAAGGGAAAAAAGGACGCAGCAAGAATTTTCGCAAAACTCTCAGTAACTGGAATTACAGGGAACTGCTGAATATTATTCAGATGCGATGTGAGGAAAACCGTGTTTCCTTCCGGTCGGTCAATCCTTATAAAACCAGTCAGACATGCCCCGCATGTTCCCATACTGAGAGGGGTAATCGTGTCAAAGAGGAATTTAAGTGTCTGAAATGTGGGTATTCGGAACAGGCCGATATTGTCGGCTCTCTTAATATTCTGACACGCTTTACCACCGGACGATATGGTGCCGGTTTCAAAACCTGA
- the lpxC gene encoding UDP-3-O-acyl-N-acetylglucosamine deacetylase: protein MYLQQRTLSRTVSCSGMGVHSGKTVHLTIKPAPVNHGIRFVRTDLPESPGIRAHFNSVVDTSLATVIGGEDGSIVSTIEHLMAAFSGLSVDNALVELDNYELPIMDGSAAPFADLMIGAGFETQAGPKCFFVIREPITLEEGEKSVTLHPAPDFRVTCTIDFPHPLIGKQSVSLTISEDTFRRDIASARTFGFLREVEMMKQFGLGRGGSLDNAIIVGEDAVLNEGGLRFPDEFVRHKLLDCIGDFSLLGMPVIGHVVANRSGHAFHNAFLKKFFSQKGAWETLTVHDISDMRQIRQEALAV, encoded by the coding sequence ATGTATTTACAGCAACGGACACTTTCCAGAACCGTTTCCTGCTCCGGCATGGGGGTACATTCCGGTAAAACCGTTCATCTGACCATAAAACCCGCACCCGTCAACCACGGCATCCGATTTGTGCGCACCGATCTGCCGGAAAGTCCCGGCATCCGGGCCCACTTCAACAGCGTGGTGGACACCAGCCTTGCCACCGTCATCGGCGGGGAGGACGGGAGTATTGTTTCGACCATTGAACACCTCATGGCCGCCTTTTCGGGCCTCTCCGTGGACAATGCCCTGGTGGAACTGGACAATTACGAACTGCCCATCATGGACGGCAGCGCGGCCCCCTTTGCGGATCTGATGATCGGGGCCGGATTCGAGACCCAGGCCGGTCCCAAGTGTTTCTTTGTGATCCGGGAGCCGATCACGCTGGAAGAGGGGGAAAAATCGGTGACGCTGCACCCGGCCCCGGATTTCAGAGTGACCTGCACCATCGACTTCCCCCACCCCCTGATCGGGAAGCAGTCCGTTTCCCTCACCATCTCAGAGGATACATTCCGGCGTGACATTGCCAGTGCCCGCACCTTCGGGTTCCTCCGGGAGGTCGAGATGATGAAACAGTTCGGCCTGGGCCGGGGCGGCTCTCTGGACAACGCCATCATTGTGGGGGAGGATGCGGTGCTGAATGAGGGCGGGCTGCGTTTTCCGGACGAGTTTGTCCGCCACAAGCTTCTGGACTGTATCGGCGACTTTTCCCTTCTGGGAATGCCTGTGATCGGCCATGTGGTGGCCAATCGGTCCGGCCACGCATTCCACAATGCGTTTCTGAAAAAATTCTTCTCGCAGAAAGGGGCATGGGAAACCCTGACCGTCCATGATATTTCGGATATGCGGCAAATCCGGCAGGAAGCACTGGCCGTTTAA
- a CDS encoding glycerate kinase type-2 family protein, translated as MTLRALQAIFMAGVDRADPCRMMKKHLHIDGPVLTVQMADRAETIRLTDVERIFVIGTGKATARMATAAEEILGARITQGLISVKYGHTEPLERIRIIEAGHPVPDENSVRAGREIAALARSADEKTLVINLISGGGSALMAAPSEGKGDGAGLSLADKQQTTRVLLACGATISEINCVRKHLSLIKGGRLARMLWPARSFSFILSDVVGDRPDAIASGPTVPDSTTFEEMGEIIGKYGIAHKIPETVRSILRAGLAGELPDTPGPGERSFDRVRNILIGTNHMSLMAAREKAEALGFRAVILSSRIVGEAREVAKVLCGIGRAAARNKLLGKPPLCIIAGGETTVTLRGTGRGGRNQEMALAFLEEMEKAPDATRGIFFLSASTDGNDGPTDAAGAFAAREVSDRANVAGLSVSQYLGNNDAYHFFDRIGYLLKTGPTNTNVCDLQIMVIC; from the coding sequence ATGACGCTCAGGGCATTGCAGGCAATTTTTATGGCCGGTGTGGACCGGGCTGACCCCTGCCGGATGATGAAAAAACACCTTCACATCGACGGGCCGGTGCTGACGGTTCAGATGGCAGACCGGGCTGAAACAATCCGTCTGACGGATGTTGAACGCATTTTTGTCATCGGGACCGGCAAGGCCACGGCCAGAATGGCCACGGCGGCAGAGGAGATTCTGGGAGCGCGCATCACCCAGGGCCTGATTTCGGTCAAATACGGCCATACGGAGCCGCTTGAGCGCATCCGAATCATCGAGGCAGGCCACCCGGTCCCGGATGAGAACAGCGTCCGGGCCGGTCGGGAAATTGCGGCACTGGCCCGGAGCGCCGATGAAAAAACGCTGGTAATCAACCTGATCTCCGGCGGCGGATCGGCGCTCATGGCCGCACCGTCTGAGGGCAAAGGGGATGGGGCAGGCCTTTCACTGGCGGATAAACAGCAGACGACACGGGTATTACTGGCGTGCGGGGCCACCATCAGCGAGATCAACTGTGTCCGAAAACACCTCTCTCTGATCAAGGGGGGACGACTGGCCCGGATGCTCTGGCCGGCGCGATCCTTCAGCTTTATCCTGTCGGACGTGGTGGGCGACCGCCCCGATGCCATCGCCTCCGGTCCCACGGTCCCGGACAGCACAACGTTTGAGGAGATGGGCGAGATTATCGGGAAATACGGCATCGCCCATAAAATCCCCGAAACCGTCCGAAGTATTCTGAGGGCCGGACTTGCGGGTGAATTGCCCGATACGCCCGGACCGGGGGAGCGGAGCTTTGATCGGGTCCGCAACATCCTGATCGGCACCAATCATATGAGCCTGATGGCGGCCAGGGAAAAGGCCGAAGCGCTGGGGTTCCGGGCTGTGATCCTCTCGTCCCGGATTGTCGGCGAGGCCCGCGAGGTGGCAAAGGTGCTGTGCGGCATTGGCAGGGCTGCGGCCCGGAACAAACTTTTGGGGAAACCGCCGCTCTGCATTATCGCCGGAGGGGAGACCACAGTCACGCTCCGGGGCACGGGCAGGGGGGGACGGAATCAGGAAATGGCCCTGGCGTTTCTGGAGGAGATGGAAAAGGCCCCGGACGCGACCAGGGGAATTTTCTTTCTGTCCGCATCCACGGACGGAAACGACGGCCCCACAGACGCGGCAGGGGCTTTTGCCGCCCGTGAGGTGTCGGACCGGGCCAATGTTGCGGGACTGTCCGTGTCTCAGTATCTTGGAAACAACGACGCCTACCACTTTTTCGACCGGATCGGGTATTTGCTGAAAACCGGCCCCACCAACACCAATGTGTGTGATTTGCAGATTATGGTTATCTGTTAA
- a CDS encoding IS607 family transposase, which translates to MKLSHWAKKTGITYKTAWNLFKQGKIPGAYQLESGTIIVPDSFEEKKKGEYVVCYARVSSSQNKNNLVKQAERLTAYANAKGWQVRDVIKEVGSGLNDKRPKFIKMISSGRPTKIIVEHSDRLTRFGFSFLSVLLEKQGCAIEVINGTEDDTQDLMQDFISVITSFCARIYGIRRCKKKTEKIIRELENEDKKVM; encoded by the coding sequence ATGAAACTTTCACATTGGGCAAAAAAAACAGGGATTACATACAAAACCGCATGGAATCTTTTTAAGCAGGGCAAAATTCCCGGTGCGTATCAGCTTGAATCCGGAACAATCATAGTTCCGGATTCTTTTGAAGAGAAAAAAAAAGGAGAATACGTTGTCTGCTATGCAAGGGTATCTTCTTCTCAGAATAAAAATAATCTTGTAAAACAGGCTGAAAGACTGACAGCCTATGCCAATGCAAAAGGCTGGCAGGTAAGGGATGTCATTAAAGAAGTAGGTTCGGGACTTAATGACAAAAGACCGAAGTTTATAAAAATGATCAGCTCCGGCAGGCCAACAAAAATAATTGTGGAACACTCAGACAGGCTCACAAGATTCGGATTCAGTTTTTTAAGCGTTCTCCTTGAAAAACAGGGCTGTGCAATTGAGGTTATAAACGGGACAGAAGATGATACTCAGGATTTAATGCAGGATTTTATTTCTGTTATTACTTCTTTCTGTGCAAGGATTTACGGGATACGGCGGTGTAAAAAAAAAACCGAGAAAATAATCCGGGAGTTGGAAAATGAGGATAAAAAGGTCATGTAA
- a CDS encoding ammonium transporter, whose translation MKSVILSLLFLIITLSGAWAADPPPTLETNKAAIDLVQNHANYLWTLMAAVLVFFMQAGFAMVEAGFTRAKNAINIMMKNLMDFSIGTLIFWAVGFGLMFGSSSTGWFGTTGFFLSDFTPDGDPWVLVFWMFQVVFAATSATIVSGAMAERTKFTSYLIYSAVLTAVIYPVFGSWAWGSLFNGNGWLENLGFIDFAGSTVVHSVGGWAALAGAIVLGPRMGKYGKDGSVKPILGHNIPLAALGVFILWVGWFGFNAGSTTTADTSIAMIAVNTNLAAAAGAVLAMVTSWIKFGKPEVGMSLNGALAGLVAITAGCANVSPFSAIIIGAIGGVLVVLAVLFIDKLKIDDPVGAVSVHGVNGAWGTLAAGIFNMGGTSGKIIGIQLVGIGACFIWTFALAFTLFKVIDMTVGLRVSPEEELEGLDYTEHGGNAYPDFEIMSYGGSPAGVPGSATAFSDGKAALQGRKTLEQP comes from the coding sequence ATGAAATCCGTTATCCTGTCATTACTTTTTCTGATAATTACCCTGTCGGGCGCGTGGGCCGCAGATCCCCCCCCGACACTGGAAACCAATAAGGCGGCCATCGACCTGGTCCAGAACCATGCCAACTATCTGTGGACCCTGATGGCCGCCGTGCTGGTCTTTTTTATGCAGGCCGGCTTTGCAATGGTGGAGGCCGGGTTCACCCGCGCCAAAAACGCCATCAATATTATGATGAAGAACCTGATGGACTTCTCCATAGGCACTCTGATCTTCTGGGCGGTCGGCTTTGGCCTGATGTTCGGCTCGTCTTCGACCGGATGGTTCGGCACCACCGGATTTTTCCTGAGCGATTTTACGCCGGACGGCGATCCCTGGGTGCTGGTCTTCTGGATGTTCCAGGTGGTCTTTGCCGCCACCTCCGCCACCATCGTCTCCGGGGCAATGGCCGAGCGGACCAAGTTCACAAGCTATCTGATCTACAGCGCAGTTCTGACGGCAGTGATCTACCCCGTTTTCGGAAGCTGGGCCTGGGGCAGTCTGTTCAACGGAAACGGCTGGCTTGAAAATCTGGGATTTATTGACTTTGCAGGCTCCACAGTGGTTCACTCCGTGGGCGGATGGGCCGCCCTTGCAGGCGCGATTGTCCTCGGCCCCCGCATGGGCAAATACGGAAAAGACGGCTCCGTCAAACCGATTCTGGGCCACAATATTCCCCTGGCCGCACTGGGCGTCTTCATCCTCTGGGTGGGCTGGTTCGGGTTTAACGCCGGATCCACGACCACGGCGGATACCAGTATCGCCATGATCGCTGTCAACACCAATCTGGCCGCTGCCGCAGGCGCTGTGCTGGCAATGGTGACCTCATGGATCAAATTCGGCAAACCGGAAGTGGGAATGAGCCTGAACGGCGCGCTGGCCGGTCTGGTGGCCATCACCGCCGGGTGTGCCAACGTCTCTCCCTTCAGCGCCATCATCATCGGCGCCATCGGCGGCGTCCTGGTGGTGCTTGCCGTCCTCTTCATCGACAAACTGAAAATCGACGATCCGGTCGGCGCGGTATCGGTTCACGGCGTCAATGGGGCATGGGGAACCCTGGCCGCCGGTATCTTCAACATGGGCGGCACCTCTGGCAAAATCATCGGCATTCAGCTTGTGGGGATCGGGGCCTGCTTTATCTGGACCTTTGCCCTGGCCTTTACCCTGTTCAAGGTGATTGATATGACGGTCGGTCTCCGCGTTTCCCCGGAAGAGGAGCTGGAAGGCCTTGATTATACGGAACACGGCGGCAACGCCTATCCCGATTTTGAAATCATGTCCTATGGCGGTTCCCCGGCCGGCGTTCCGGGCAGCGCGACCGCCTTCTCAGACGGGAAGGCCGCACTTCAGGGACGCAAGACGCTTGAACAGCCATAG
- a CDS encoding universal stress protein yields the protein MMKEFKKILFPLDLSATSPRLVPYVLTMKEKFDAELHLLFVARDFADLKSIYVPHPSIHKFEDEVVAGGKKKLEEFREDYFETVKDVTLAVLPGDPSQKILEYIRSEGIDCVVIGTHGRRGLEKVFFGSVAERVIGRAEVPVLVVNPYHAA from the coding sequence ATGATGAAAGAATTTAAGAAAATACTGTTTCCGCTTGACCTGTCAGCCACATCGCCCAGGCTTGTCCCCTACGTACTCACCATGAAGGAGAAATTCGATGCGGAGCTTCATCTTCTGTTTGTCGCCCGCGATTTTGCCGATCTCAAAAGCATCTACGTCCCCCACCCGTCGATTCACAAATTTGAGGACGAGGTGGTGGCCGGGGGGAAGAAGAAACTGGAGGAGTTCAGAGAGGATTATTTTGAAACAGTCAAAGACGTGACGCTTGCCGTACTGCCGGGCGATCCGTCCCAGAAAATTCTTGAATATATCCGATCCGAAGGGATTGACTGCGTGGTGATCGGGACACATGGGCGGCGGGGCCTTGAAAAGGTTTTTTTCGGGTCTGTGGCCGAGCGGGTGATTGGCAGGGCTGAGGTGCCTGTTCTGGTGGTTAACCCCTACCATGCCGCCTGA
- a CDS encoding molybdopterin-dependent oxidoreductase, with the protein MKTISACTMDCPDACSLVVTEKTDGSVSLRGNPDHPFTAGFACKKIRNHIRRLRSPDRILHPLLRRGEQWQRISWDEALDLCAQKIQALRHEPAAILHFHSDGAKGVLKQAVNLFFACIGASRIRGTLCDGAGYIACVQDFGSRENNTPEDLLNAGRIVNWGKDLSRSSVHLAAIVRRARKRGTKVLTISPGGYGNGSFSDDRVRLRPGTDRMLAAAVIRRMLSRNEIAPDIFARTRNPDTFRAMLRRQSEARLLAACDLPEADIETVRRYYEADVPVATLVGAGLQRYCHGGENVRFINALALLAGHMGRTGGGSYFHLHSMGNFDLSWAGDLKEKPRRSFREPTIGRDLLAAGPPEVRMIWVNGSNFINQAPDCHQNIRAFERIGFRVVTDAFMTDTARRADLVLPSALMLEQADIVGSFLHRHVQYAPAVLPPPGEARDDFQIISELGRRLDPPVLLPDADACFRMSLDTPQLNTTPEELRARGSVRANLPDIAYAGMRFDHPDGRARLPTVLHPEPGPPEGYPLRFLTLVRRDAIHSQMLPDPYPRLPEAWVAPECRALTGLDLSQPIFIVSPLGRLKVSLQLLPGLHPGTVVYRRGDWMSRGGGANQLIAARRTDMGGGAAFYDQYVRLENG; encoded by the coding sequence ATGAAAACGATTTCAGCATGTACAATGGATTGCCCGGATGCGTGTTCCCTGGTAGTGACTGAAAAGACAGACGGCAGTGTCAGTCTCCGGGGGAACCCGGATCACCCGTTTACCGCCGGATTTGCCTGCAAAAAAATCCGCAATCATATCAGAAGACTCCGTTCGCCGGACCGCATTCTCCACCCCCTGCTCCGGCGCGGGGAGCAATGGCAGCGCATCTCCTGGGATGAGGCCCTGGACCTGTGCGCGCAAAAGATTCAGGCCCTGCGCCATGAGCCTGCTGCCATCCTCCACTTCCACAGCGACGGCGCAAAAGGGGTACTGAAGCAGGCCGTCAATCTCTTCTTTGCCTGCATCGGCGCCAGCCGCATCCGGGGCACCCTCTGCGACGGGGCCGGATATATCGCCTGTGTTCAGGATTTCGGCTCCCGGGAAAACAACACCCCCGAAGACCTGCTCAACGCCGGACGAATCGTCAACTGGGGAAAGGATCTCTCCCGAAGCTCCGTCCATCTGGCGGCCATCGTCCGGCGGGCGCGGAAGCGGGGGACAAAAGTGCTGACGATCTCGCCGGGGGGGTACGGCAACGGATCGTTCTCGGACGACCGGGTCCGGCTCCGGCCCGGAACCGACCGGATGCTGGCGGCTGCGGTCATCCGCCGGATGCTGTCCCGGAATGAGATTGCCCCGGATATTTTTGCCCGGACGCGGAACCCCGATACTTTCCGGGCGATGCTCCGCCGACAGTCCGAAGCCCGGCTTCTGGCCGCCTGTGATCTTCCCGAAGCGGACATTGAAACCGTGCGCCGGTATTATGAGGCGGACGTTCCCGTTGCCACCCTGGTCGGTGCCGGGTTGCAGCGGTATTGCCACGGCGGAGAGAATGTCCGGTTTATCAACGCCCTGGCCCTGCTCGCAGGCCACATGGGCCGGACGGGCGGCGGGAGCTATTTTCATCTTCATTCCATGGGAAATTTTGACCTGAGCTGGGCCGGGGATCTGAAGGAAAAGCCCCGGCGCTCTTTCCGGGAGCCGACCATCGGGCGTGATCTTCTCGCAGCCGGGCCGCCGGAAGTCCGAATGATCTGGGTCAACGGGAGTAATTTTATCAACCAGGCTCCGGACTGCCATCAGAATATCCGGGCATTTGAGCGCATTGGGTTCAGGGTGGTGACCGATGCGTTTATGACCGACACGGCCCGGCGGGCGGACCTGGTGCTGCCCTCCGCGCTCATGCTGGAACAGGCGGATATCGTCGGCTCTTTTCTGCACCGCCATGTGCAGTACGCTCCGGCAGTGCTTCCGCCGCCCGGAGAGGCCAGAGATGATTTTCAGATCATCTCTGAGCTGGGCAGACGGCTTGATCCGCCGGTTCTGCTACCGGATGCGGATGCCTGTTTCCGCATGTCGCTGGACACGCCGCAGTTGAACACCACACCGGAGGAGCTGCGGGCGAGGGGATCGGTTCGGGCAAATCTGCCCGATATCGCCTACGCGGGGATGCGGTTCGATCACCCGGATGGGCGGGCAAGGCTCCCGACGGTTCTGCACCCGGAGCCGGGCCCGCCGGAAGGCTATCCGTTGCGCTTTTTAACCCTGGTGCGCCGGGATGCCATTCATTCCCAGATGCTCCCGGACCCGTATCCCCGGTTGCCCGAAGCATGGGTGGCACCGGAATGTCGCGCACTCACAGGGCTGGATCTGTCACAACCGATCTTTATTGTCTCGCCTCTGGGGCGTCTGAAGGTCTCCCTGCAACTGCTGCCGGGCCTCCACCCCGGCACAGTGGTGTACCGGCGGGGTGACTGGATGAGCCGGGGGGGCGGGGCCAATCAGCTGATCGCTGCCCGGCGCACCGATATGGGCGGCGGGGCCGCGTTTTACGATCAGTATGTCCGCCTGGAAAACGGATGA
- a CDS encoding universal stress protein, with protein sequence MGHRILIAFDDSENAMRSVDHVANLFPPDSRVTVFSVLQDTANLCDMQSPELSAYFISQRSSFCTLEEKKKSLVRDAQEQAKEKLLGAGFRAENIDLRTQVRKKGIARDIVKEAESGYDVIVIGRRGLSGIKEFFMGSVSQKVLSLAKEMSVLLVG encoded by the coding sequence ATGGGACACAGAATTCTTATCGCGTTTGACGATTCCGAAAATGCCATGCGGTCCGTGGATCATGTTGCGAACCTGTTTCCGCCGGACAGCAGGGTGACGGTGTTCAGCGTCCTTCAGGATACGGCCAATCTGTGTGATATGCAGAGTCCTGAGCTGAGCGCCTACTTTATCTCCCAGCGGTCCAGCTTCTGCACCCTGGAAGAGAAAAAGAAATCGCTGGTAAGAGATGCCCAGGAGCAGGCAAAGGAAAAACTGCTCGGTGCCGGGTTCAGGGCGGAAAATATCGACCTGCGGACCCAGGTCAGAAAAAAGGGGATCGCAAGGGATATCGTGAAGGAGGCCGAATCGGGATATGACGTGATCGTCATCGGCAGGCGGGGGCTGTCCGGGATTAAAGAGTTCTTCATGGGCAGTGTCTCCCAGAAGGTTCTCAGCCTGGCCAAAGAGATGTCGGTTCTGCTGGTGGGCTGA
- a CDS encoding methylenetetrahydrofolate reductase: MKSGSNLEKVLKAGHFAFTGELGPPRSANVEAVREKARFLKGMVDSVNITDNQTAMVRMASWAASLIAIEEGLEPNYQMVCRDRNRLAMQADILGASAHGIRNMLCLSGDHQQFGDHPYAKGVFDIDSTQLIAMTKKMRDESKFLGGADIDTPPKIFIGAAANPFAEPFEWRVHRLAKKIEAGADFIQTQCIYNMKKMREWVRLANEMGLTEKVAILAGVTPMKSLGMARYMKKSVPGMDVPDEVINRLKGAGKGKYAKEGIKMACEQIEEFKEMKGVAGVHLMAIEWEHKVPEIAELAGVLPRPTFDDEPETTEAAE, encoded by the coding sequence ATGAAATCAGGAAGTAATTTGGAGAAGGTTCTGAAAGCCGGACATTTTGCTTTTACAGGTGAGCTCGGACCTCCGCGCAGCGCGAATGTTGAAGCAGTCAGGGAAAAAGCACGCTTTTTAAAGGGCATGGTGGACTCTGTAAATATCACGGACAATCAGACTGCAATGGTGCGGATGGCCAGCTGGGCCGCATCTCTCATCGCCATCGAAGAGGGGCTTGAGCCGAATTACCAGATGGTGTGCCGCGACCGGAACCGCCTGGCGATGCAGGCGGATATTCTGGGGGCGTCGGCCCACGGCATCAGAAACATGCTCTGCCTGTCCGGGGATCATCAGCAGTTCGGGGACCATCCTTACGCCAAGGGCGTTTTTGATATTGACTCCACCCAGCTGATCGCCATGACGAAAAAAATGCGCGACGAGTCAAAGTTTCTGGGCGGAGCGGATATCGACACACCCCCGAAAATCTTCATCGGCGCGGCCGCCAACCCCTTTGCCGAGCCGTTTGAGTGGCGGGTGCATCGCCTGGCCAAAAAAATCGAAGCCGGGGCTGATTTTATTCAGACCCAGTGTATCTATAATATGAAAAAGATGCGGGAATGGGTCCGGCTGGCCAATGAAATGGGGCTGACGGAAAAGGTTGCGATTCTGGCCGGTGTCACACCCATGAAGAGTCTCGGTATGGCCCGCTACATGAAGAAGAGCGTTCCGGGCATGGACGTACCGGATGAGGTCATCAACCGTCTCAAGGGGGCGGGCAAAGGCAAATATGCCAAGGAAGGCATCAAGATGGCCTGTGAGCAGATTGAAGAGTTCAAGGAGATGAAAGGCGTTGCCGGCGTCCACCTGATGGCCATCGAATGGGAACACAAGGTTCCGGAGATTGCCGAACTGGCAGGTGTGTTACCGAGGCCGACCTTTGATGACGAACCGGAAACAACCGAAGCCGCAGAATAA